In the Quercus lobata isolate SW786 chromosome 5, ValleyOak3.0 Primary Assembly, whole genome shotgun sequence genome, one interval contains:
- the LOC115988319 gene encoding helicase-like transcription factor CHR28 isoform X1, with amino-acid sequence MLMADDGSEFWTRGDFSAVDDDDCDFFGGGGGEDLSIDINTLLDILGEDPQPSSSQLQLQSSPEDSSVKYVSQGEAAAPNAVINDNPQRQTGPQVSQEAPSLGPELMDPVTFYNSDASDSGTGGSAASFDSAENSAMAPDYGNMEPPTQTGSPVHACSASLKDWNLQVSGHESSFTGRAGVSPIEIPTFSTASSFADRDAHNVSDCVDNLYVDFPNSETEEQCRHVGEDVDSKYPLYNPFFNNFGVNSAHYGALAENSLDTFRPPQENIPCSYMGISLGDADLSSQNVTSTESTICQSSDVISNFTDHYSPMQYYMATDGTFDFSRHHLPSSYSSQFSMGNPEMMINTKDEIGEFSNESASSSSKVILNGQRGIMGRSVSEVSMPNQSYFLCEGNNYMSSISGNSSSDTENCSIDDKASKKLLICTQSYLSSKDQATCVKDEATDEFIAPSSHSMEVIDEAVSRKSSYSADAKLCVDKDVTQSSGISHSQSIQKHIHVKHEKEDVVIASKRACHSQDIASQIVSRFPPSGGHLNSSALEQYVPCAQPSILSKIQLDCIKGESETKLVQSKTVGSHLSEVTLDLNCKNFSGKYHVEDSDICIIEDMSHPPPTNYSPAIGNSLITSQHSTFSDSVHSTGVGGTRIKSDERYILRVALQDLSQPKSEASPPDGDLAVSLLRHQRIALSWMVQKETASFHCSGGILADDQGLGKTVSTIALILKERPPSFRAYQNVKQGKLETLNLDEDDDVPPALNGMKQDAESLQMTSNTLMKSVNSLVQTKGRPSAGTLIVCPTSVLRQWAEELNSKVTSKANLSVLVYHGSNRTKDPYELAKYDVVLTTYSIVSMEVPKQSLVDEDDDERGKLEDDTGFSSGRKRKCPSSDKKCSKNKKGLDSALLESAARPLAKVAWFRVVLDEAQSIKNHRTQVARACWGLRAKRRWCLSGTPIQNAIDDLYSYFRFLRYDPYAQYTSFCSTIKVPINRSPSKGYKKLQAVLKTIMLRRTKDTLLDGEPIINLPPKFIELKKVDFSDEERNFYSKLEADSRAQFQEYADAGTVKQNYVNILLMLLRLRQACDHPLLVRPYDSSSLWRSSVEMAKKLPQEKQIWLLDRLEASQAICGVCNDPPEDAVVSICDHVFCHQCISEHLTGDDKQCPVTNCKVRLFASSVFSKATLNSSLSDEPGQDGSPNCSVSEVVDAAELFYGGNSYGSSTKIKAALEVLHSLCKPQGCSLGASSAQSTLDENAICHNNSDGELCEDNADRQHLAVERSSNNSVKVVGEKAIVFSQWTRMLDLLEACLKNSSIQYRRLDGTMSVLARDKAVKDFNTLPEVSVMIMSLKAASLGLNMVAACHVLLLDLWWNPTTEDQAIDRAHRIGQTRPVTVLRLTVRDTVEDRILALQQKKREMVAAAFGEDGTGGRQTRLTVEDLKYLFMM; translated from the exons ATGTTGATGGCGGACGACGGGTCGGAATTCTGGACACGTGGCGATTTCTCTGccgttgatgatgatgattgtgatttttttggtgGTGGCGGCGGCGAGGACTTGTCCATCGACATCAATACGCTGCTTGACATTCTTGGAGAAGATCCTCAGCCTTCTTCTTCACAATTGCAATTGCAG AGCAGTCCAGAGGATTCATCTGTGAAATATGTGTCACAAGGTGAAGCAGCAGCTCCTAATGCTGTAATCAATGACAATCCCCAGCGTCAAACTG GACCTCAGGTGTCACAAGAAGCACCTTCATTAGGGCCTGAGTTAATGGATCCTGTCACATTTTACAACTCAGATGCTTCAGATTCTGGGACAGGGGGCTCAGCTGCTTCATTTGATTCTGCTGAAAATTCGGCCATGGCTCCTGACTATGGAAACATGGAACCCCCAACACAGACAGGCTCTCCTGTGCATGCTTGCTCTGCGAGTCTCAAAGACTGGAATTTACAAGTATCAGGCCATGAATCTTCCTTCACAGGGAGGGCTGGAGTTTCCCCGATTGAGATACCAACATTTAGTACAGCTTCCAGTTTTGCTGATAGAGATGCTCACAATGTTTCAGATTGTGTAGATAACTTGTATGTTGATTTCCCTAACAGTGAAACTGAAGAACAATGCAGGCATGTAGGGGAGGATGTTGATTCCAAAT ATCCTTTATACAACCCTTTCTTTAACAACTTTGGTGTAAATTCTGCACACTATGGTGCTTTGGCTGAAAATAGTCTGGATACCTTCAGACCTCCCCAAGAAAATATTCCGTGTTCCTATATGGGAATATCATTAGGGGATGCAGATTTGTCTTCCCAAAATGTTACTTCTACTGAGTCTACTATCTGTCAAAGTTCTGATGTTATAAGTAACTTCACTGACCATTATTCTCCTATGCAATATTACATGGCTACAGATGGTACATTTGATTTCTCACGGCATCATTTGCCTAGTAGTTATAGTTCTCAATTTTCAATGGGTAATCCAGAAATGATGATTAACACAAAGGATGAAATAGGGGAATTCTCAAATGAGAGTGCTAGCTCAAGTAGTAAGGTGATTTTGAATGGCCAGAGGGGAATAATGGGTAGATCTGTCTCAGAGGTGTCAATGCCTAATCagtcatattttttatgtgaaggCAATAATTATATGTCATCAATCAGTGGAAATTCATCATCTGATACTGAAAATTGTTCTATTGATGACAAGGCGTCGAAGAAACTGTTGATTTGTACTCAGTCATACTTGTCCAGCAAAGACCAAGCAACTTGTGTAAAGGATGAAGCAACTGATGAATTCATTGCACCTAGTAGCCATTCTATGGAAGTAATTGATGAAGCTGTCAGTAGAAAGTCTTCTTACAGTGCTGATGCCAAACTATGTGTTGACAAAGATGTGACGCAGTCATCTGGTATTTCACATTCTCAATCAATTCAGAAGCACATTCACGTAAAACATGAGAAAGAAGATGTGGTTATTGCGTCTAAGAGAGCTTGTCATTCTCAAGATATAGCTAGTCAAATTGTTAGTAGATTTCCCCCTAGTGGTGGACATTTGAATTCAAGTGCGTTGGAACAATATGTGCCCTGTGCTCAGCCATCCATATTGAGCAAGATTCAGTTGGATTGCATTAAGGGTGAAAGTGAGACTAAACTGGTTCAATCTAAGACCGTGGGTTCTCATTTATCAGAAGTCACCCTTgatttaaattgtaaaaatttttcaGGCAAATACCATGTTGAGGACTCTGATATATGTATTATTGAAGATATGAGTCATCCTCCACCCACAAATTATTCTCCAGCAATAGGGAACTCGCTTATTACTTCACAACATTCTACATTTAGTGATTCTGTTCATTCCACAGGAGTAGGAGGAACGAGGATTAAGAGTGATGAAAGATATATTTTACGAGTTGCATTGCAG GATCTTTCGCAGCCAAAGTCAGAAGCTAGTCCACCAGATGGGGATTTGGCAGTCTCTCTTTTAAGACATCAG AGAATTGCTTTGTCATGGATGGTTCAAAAGGAGACGGCTAGCTTCCACTGCTCTGGAGGGATTCTTGCAGATGATCAG GGACTGGGAAAAACAGTATCAACAATTGCACTTATACTCAAAGAGAGGCCTCCATCTTTTAGAGCCTATCAAAATGTAAAACAAGGGAAGTTGGAAACTCTAAATTtggatgaagatgatgatgttCCTCCTGCACTTAATGGAATGAAGCAAGATGCTGAGTCACTTCAAATGACATCAAATACTCTGATGAAGAGCGTGAACTCTTTGGTCCAAACTAAGGGAAGGCCATCTGCTGGAACCCTTATTGTTTGTCCCACTAGTGTTCTACGGCAATGGGCTGAGGAGTTGAATAGTAAGGTAACCAGCAAAGCTAATCTCTCTGTGCTGGTATACCATGGAAGCAACAGGACAAAAGATCCTTATGAGCTGGCCAAATATGATGTTGTCCTCACAACATATTCAATTGTCAGCATGGAGGTCCCAAAGCAGTCTCTtgttgatgaagatgatgatgagagAGGGAAACTAGAAGATGATACTGGCTTCTCATCCGGTAGGAAAAGGAAATGTCCTAGTTCTGATAAAAAATGTTCAAAGAATAAGAAGGGTTTGGATAGTGCACTGCTTGAGTCTGCTGCACGTCCTCTTGCAAAGGTGGCATGGTTTAGGGTTGTCCTGGATGAGGCCCAGAGCATCAAGAATCACAGAACTCAAGTGGCTCGGGCCTGTTGGGGTCTTCGTGCTAAACGTAGATGGTGCTTGTCTGGCACTCCAATCCAGAATGCAATTGATGATCTTTATAGTTACTTCAGATTTCTCAGATATGATCCTTATGCTCAATATACATCATTCTGTTCCACAATAAAGGTCCCAATCAATAGGAGCCCAAGCAAAGGGTACAAAAAGCTACAAGCTGTCTTGAAGACAATAATGTTACGCCGCACTAAAG ACACACTTCTTGATGGGGAACCTATTATTAACCTACCGCCAAAGTTTATAGAACTGAAAAAGGTGGATTTTTCAGATGAGGAACGTAATTTCTACTCCAAATTAGAGGCTGATTCACGTGCTCAGTTTCAA GAATATGCAGATGCTGGAACTGTCAAACAAAATTATGTTAACATCTTGTTGATGCTCTTGCGCCTTCGACAAGCTTGTGATCACCCCCTCCTTGTTAGGCCTTATGATTCAAGTTCTTTATGGAGATCCTCAGTTGAGATGGCAAAGAAGCTTCCTCAGGAAAAACAAATTTGGCTTTTGGATCGTTTAGAAGCATCTCAGGCAATTTGTGGTGTCTGCAAT GATCCTCCTGAAGATGCTGTTGTTTCAATTTGTGATCATGTTTTCTGCCATCAATGCATTAGTGAACATCTTACTGGTGATGACAAGCAGTGCCCTGTGACAAATTGCAAAGTTAGACTGTTTGCATCTTCAGTGTTCTCCAAAGCCACACTAAACAGTTCTCTCTCTGATGAGCCTGGTCAGGATGGTTCCCCCAATTGTTCTGTTTCTGAAGTTGTTGATGCAGCCGAGCTTTTTTATGGGGGTAACTCGTATGGTAGTTCTACCAAAATTAAGGCTGCTCTTGAGGTCCTGCATTCATTGTGTAAACCACAAGGTTGTTCTTTAGGAGCTAGTTCTGCACAGAGCACTCTTGATGAAAATGCCATCTGTCACAACAACTCTGATGGAGAATTGTGTGAGGATAATGCTGATAGACAACATTTGGCTGTGGAGAGAAGTTCTAATAATTCAGTCAAGGTAGTTGGAGAGAAAGCCATAGTGTTTTCCCAGTGGACGAGGATGTTGGATTTGCTTGAAGCTTGTCTTAAAAATTCTTCCATTCAGTACAGAAGACTTGATGGAACAATGTCTGTTCTTGCCAGAGATAAAGCTGTGAAGGATTTTAACACCCTCCCAGAG gtGTCTGTGATGATCATGTCTCTGAAAGCTGCTAGTCTTGGTCTCAACATGGTTGCAGCTTGCCATGTTCTTCTGCTGGACCTTTGGTGGAACCCTACTACTGAAGATCAAGCAATTGATAGAGCACACAGAATTGGGCAAACTCGTCCTGTTACAGTTTTGCGGTTAACAGTGAGAGATACGGTTGAAGATCGTATATTAGCCCTTCAG caaaagaagagagagatggtTGCAGCTGCGTTTGGAGAGGATGGAACTGGTGGTCGTCAGACGCGCCTTACAGTGGAAGACCTGAAATACCTGTTTATGATGTGA